The genomic segment GACTCAGTATAACAATGAAACGCTTGATTTGCCAGAGGTAGCGATTATTAATGATCGCTTTTCATAGCGAAAGCAGGGGAACGGGGGCCAATGCCGGACAAAAAAGCAGCTTCAACAACGTCGATTCTCAGGTAAAGATGCTATATAATATGGTGGATTCAGGCACAGTGCTCTTAGCAGCAATCGCATAATGTGGTGCCCGGCTACTAATCGTCAGATGAAATTGGCCTCGAATAAGCGCTAAGCAAGTAGCAGCAGAGAGATGAACGACCGGACATTTGCTGAGACCTTGAAGCTTGAGAAGACGTTTGGGATTCTCGGGACGCTTGGGACGTTCGGGGCGCTTGGGACGTTTGGGATTCTCGGGGCGTTCGGGGCGCTTGGGGCGTTTGGAATTCTCGGGACGTTTGGGACGTTCGGGACGTTTGGGACGTTCGGGAAACTCCCTCCTTTTTTTCAAGGACTGAGAATCCGCTATTGTGGCTTTTAAATCGATTTCAGGGTGAACGCGGACAGGAAATCCATTATTGCCCCAATTTTCCCGTCAAACTGGCTTTTCGCAACGCATTAACGGCTCCTGAGTCCGCCAGTTATCCTAAACCCTTGAAATTGTTGAAATAGCGGCTGCTGTGTCCGCCAACCCTAGCTTTGGGCAGGGATTCGGTATAACCCCTGAAACGGAAAACATGAAGCTGCTCTTCCGCCCGCGTCGATTTAAAAAAGCAGCGGCATAGTTATAGCCCGCTCTGTTATTGGGTCTGCCTGAATGCTTCTGTTTGATCCATGCTTTCGCAGAATGCTAAAGCCCTCTGTACCCATTCCTCAGGGCGATGCGCGCTTAATTCCCCATGCTTATAGCCTGCTAATTGCTCGACCTTGCAATTAGGTGTATTTTTTTGAAGGATTAAAGCCGCTTCCTTAAGGGGGCCTGGATCTTTACTTCCATACCAGCTAAGGATCGGCACCTCGCAGGTATTTATTTCTTTCCTTAAAGCATAGGCAAAATGGGAGTCAAAAATCGCATCCGCGCTGTCCACATGAAATACGGACAATTCACGCAAATACATATCCATGTATGCTTTTGGCAGGTGTATGGGCTTCGGCGTCATGCGATCCGACAATCTTGCCATGATTCCGGTCGAAAGAAAACGCAAATACGTCCGGTGAAGAAATTTGCCATATTTCAATATGCGCGGTTGAGGCATGCATGAGGCGCTCTCAATAATCGCTTTATCAGCCAACCGGCTACGCTTAGTCAACATCTCAATAACGATCTGCCCGCCTAGCGACACGCCGGCTATTGCAAACAGCTTTCCATTGCAATGCTCATCTATATAAGCAAGCAGTTTATTGGCTGATTCAATCGTCGAGCTATACCGTTCATTACTCTCTTCGCCATGCCCATCCAAATGTAGGCAAAATCACATGATAGCGATGCTGGAGCATCTCAGCTTGTCTATCGAACATTCTGGACCACATCGCGCCATGCACGAGCATGACTGCCGGCAGATTTTTGTTGCCATAGGTACGAAATTTCATGGGTTACACTCCTTTACTGCTGCCTGTACTTCATTATGTTAAAAATCGCATTCATCTCTAGTACCGGTCAGCTCTGCCCATCTCGCCATCAAAAGCTTCGCATAATCGACGGAAAATAGTCCATAATGCCCTAATGCATATCCATCATTCACTTCTATTAACAAGGTTTCCCCCTTATCCGTTAAGCCAAAATCTATCGCATTTCCTTTAGGCGCAGAGGTGAACTGTGCAACCGCGGTTTCAACGACTTTATAGTCAAAATGCATTCTCCAGTTTCCTTTGTACCTGCGTATATCTAATATTTCTCCGTATCTGACGAAGCATCTCCATTCCGCTACAAAATGAACGACCTCGGAGCATAATATATCAGGATCTTCCCCGTATGTGCCACAGCCTACTAAGTCCTTTGTCCCGCGAACAACGACGCCAGTGAACTTTTTGTCCTCAATTGGCTTTATAAATATGTTCCAGCTGTCTGGATTGTTTGCAATCGCGCTTAATTTAGATGTCCATATTTTTCTGCCCAAGTAGCCTTCCAGCTCCTCTGGATAATCCATTTCAGGCGTAATGATGTTATGTTTAAAAAGGGCTTCTCTCACTTCATTCACATAACCAACGACGGACGATGTCTTCTTTTTGATTTCCTGACAGCTCGCTGACCGTTTCAAAATAATGAATTTCAAAACCCATTTGCTTGAATCCGTCAAAAGCGGCATAAAAATTATGGCTCGCAATTTCATTATCGCTATTTTTTCGAATATACGCCCTCATCTTATTCACCTTTCTATCATGCTCTACTCGGCTATTAAATCTATATCACGATTATATCATTCCCTTTTTTGGAAAAAACAAAAAAAATAGACTGCTCCATGTGAACAGTCCATTACTTATTAATAAAGCAGATTTGTCTTTCTCTTTATTTGCGCAAATGCTTTAGCCTTCTCCATGCCTAAAGCATTAGAGATATACACATTTTCCACTCTGCTGCTGAGTGCGCTAACCACTTCATTCGTTATCGTTCCAACTCGCTTGGCGATTTCTCCGGCTGTTAGGCTCTCCTTGCCATCTTGTCCGATCAGCGTTGCCGTATCCCCTTGCT from the Paenibacillus sp. BIHB 4019 genome contains:
- a CDS encoding ATP-grasp domain-containing protein is translated as MPLLTDSSKWVLKFIILKRSASCQEIKKKTSSVVGYVNEVREALFKHNIITPEMDYPEELEGYLGRKIWTSKLSAIANNPDSWNIFIKPIEDKKFTGVVVRGTKDLVGCGTYGEDPDILCSEVVHFVAEWRCFVRYGEILDIRRYKGNWRMHFDYKVVETAVAQFTSAPKGNAIDFGLTDKGETLLIEVNDGYALGHYGLFSVDYAKLLMARWAELTGTRDECDF
- a CDS encoding alpha/beta hydrolase yields the protein MDGHGEESNERYSSTIESANKLLAYIDEHCNGKLFAIAGVSLGGQIVIEMLTKRSRLADKAIIESASCMPQPRILKYGKFLHRTYLRFLSTGIMARLSDRMTPKPIHLPKAYMDMYLRELSVFHVDSADAIFDSHFAYALRKEINTCEVPILSWYGSKDPGPLKEAALILQKNTPNCKVEQLAGYKHGELSAHRPEEWVQRALAFCESMDQTEAFRQTQ